A single Nostoc sp. PCC 7107 DNA region contains:
- a CDS encoding IS5 family transposase codes for MSKAYPSNLTRVQYEFLSDMIPEPKPGGRKREVDIWEVLNGIFYVLVEGVRWRCLRRATPTLPGDFPVWQTVYSYFRKWRKDGTWLKIHDSLRQWTRIEEERHRSPSEAIIDSQSVKSAAMVSQSVGFDAGKKIKGRKRFMTVDTLGLVLRVLVTAANVGEREGGKLVLKRVKQSQKQVSRLTTLWVDGGFDGEPFMQWVMNFCRWIVQVVLRPEQTKGFVLLKKRWVVERTFGWVMGCRRLVRDYELLPETSETFIYLAMIRIMVRRLA; via the coding sequence ATGAGTAAAGCATACCCCAGCAATCTGACCCGTGTTCAATATGAATTTCTGAGTGACATGATTCCAGAACCAAAACCTGGGGGTCGCAAGCGTGAAGTTGATATATGGGAAGTCCTTAACGGAATTTTTTATGTGCTGGTAGAAGGAGTTAGATGGCGATGCCTACGGCGGGCTACGCCTACGCTACCAGGTGACTTTCCTGTATGGCAGACGGTATATAGCTATTTTCGTAAATGGCGCAAAGACGGAACGTGGTTGAAAATTCACGATAGCCTGCGGCAGTGGACACGGATTGAAGAGGAACGGCATCGAAGCCCATCGGAAGCGATCATCGATAGTCAAAGCGTCAAGAGTGCAGCGATGGTAAGTCAATCTGTGGGTTTTGATGCAGGTAAGAAAATTAAAGGACGCAAGCGATTTATGACGGTCGATACCTTGGGATTAGTCTTGCGGGTCTTAGTCACGGCTGCCAATGTGGGTGAACGCGAGGGAGGTAAACTAGTTCTCAAACGGGTAAAACAGTCTCAAAAGCAGGTATCTCGTTTGACAACCCTCTGGGTGGATGGCGGCTTTGACGGTGAGCCGTTTATGCAGTGGGTGATGAATTTTTGCCGTTGGATTGTGCAGGTGGTGTTGCGCCCAGAGCAAACCAAGGGCTTTGTCTTGCTCAAAAAACGTTGGGTGGTGGAGCGCACTTTCGGTTGGGTCATGGGGTGTCGGCGATTGGTCAGAGACTATGAGTTATTGCCAGAAACATCAGAGACGTTTATCTACCTTGCTATGATCCGGATCATGGTGAGGCGATTGGCATAA
- a CDS encoding DUF3067 family protein: MTGKELHQLLLDKWGHSYDVQFRRTQGKIFLQVMWKYLEQASFPLTEAEYQEHLDTIANYLNALGGTAQVQTFVAQTKERPRLGKAVSIPLDLGERASEWIV, translated from the coding sequence ATGACAGGAAAGGAATTACACCAACTGTTACTTGATAAGTGGGGACATTCTTACGATGTCCAGTTCCGCCGTACTCAAGGCAAGATATTTCTGCAAGTCATGTGGAAATATCTAGAGCAAGCTTCTTTTCCCTTAACAGAGGCAGAATACCAAGAACATCTTGATACCATTGCTAATTATCTTAATGCTTTAGGTGGTACAGCACAGGTACAAACATTTGTTGCCCAAACAAAAGAACGCCCTCGACTTGGTAAAGCTGTCAGCATTCCCCTCGATTTGGGTGAACGCGCTTCTGAATGGATAGTATAA
- the glpX gene encoding class II fructose-bisphosphatase, which produces MENTLGLEIIEVVEKAAIASAKWMGKGEKNTADQVAVEAMRERMNKIYMRGRIVIGEGERDDAPMLYIGEEVGICTSPDAKDFCNPDELVEIDIAVDPCEGTNLVAYGQPGSMAVLAISEKGGLFAAPDFYMKKLAAPPAAKGKVDINKSATENLKILSECLERSIDELVVVVMKRERHNDLIKEIREAGARVQLISDGDVGAAISCGFAGTNIHALMGIGAAPEGVISAAAMRAMGGHFQGQLIYDPAVVKTGLIGESKEANIERLQSMNINDPDKVYDAHELASGQNVLFAACGITPGNLMQGVRFFHGGARTQSLVISSQSKTARFVDTIHMVEQPKTLQLH; this is translated from the coding sequence GTGGAAAATACGCTTGGGTTAGAAATTATTGAGGTAGTAGAAAAAGCCGCGATCGCATCCGCGAAGTGGATGGGTAAAGGCGAAAAGAACACGGCTGACCAAGTAGCAGTAGAAGCAATGCGGGAGCGCATGAATAAAATCTATATGCGTGGTCGCATCGTTATTGGTGAAGGAGAACGTGATGACGCTCCTATGCTGTATATCGGTGAAGAAGTTGGTATCTGTACTAGTCCAGATGCAAAAGACTTTTGTAACCCTGATGAGTTAGTGGAAATTGATATTGCTGTAGACCCATGCGAAGGTACAAACTTAGTAGCATACGGACAGCCTGGTTCAATGGCTGTGTTGGCAATTTCTGAGAAAGGTGGCTTGTTTGCTGCACCTGACTTCTACATGAAGAAACTAGCAGCACCCCCAGCTGCTAAAGGCAAAGTAGACATCAACAAGTCAGCCACCGAAAACCTCAAGATTCTCTCAGAGTGTCTAGAGCGCTCAATTGATGAACTTGTAGTAGTTGTAATGAAGCGCGAACGCCACAACGATTTGATTAAAGAAATCCGCGAAGCGGGAGCCAGAGTCCAACTAATTTCTGATGGTGACGTGGGTGCAGCTATATCTTGTGGTTTTGCGGGAACTAATATTCATGCACTGATGGGTATTGGTGCTGCACCTGAAGGTGTGATTTCTGCGGCAGCTATGCGGGCAATGGGCGGACATTTCCAAGGCCAATTGATCTACGATCCAGCAGTAGTGAAAACAGGTCTAATTGGGGAAAGCAAAGAAGCTAACATTGAGCGTTTGCAATCTATGAACATCAATGACCCTGATAAGGTCTATGATGCTCACGAACTTGCTTCTGGTCAAAATGTTCTATTCGCTGCTTGCGGTATTACCCCTGGTAACTTGATGCAAGGTGTCCGCTTCTTCCACGGTGGTGCAAGAACTCAAAGCTTGGTTATTTCTAGCCAGTCTAAGACAGCTAGATTTGTCGATACAATCCACATGGTAGAACAACCTAAGACTCTGCAATTGCACTAG
- the grxC gene encoding glutaredoxin 3, with translation MLDFLNPLLGRYPEKIKAKVEIYTWQTCSYCIRAKMLLRWKGVNFTEYKIDGDEAARAKMAERANGRRTVPQIFINNQHVGGCDDIYQLDTKGQLDSLLTQAI, from the coding sequence ATGTTGGACTTCCTCAATCCCCTACTTGGTCGTTATCCAGAAAAGATTAAAGCTAAAGTCGAAATTTATACCTGGCAAACCTGCTCTTACTGTATTCGTGCCAAAATGTTGCTGCGGTGGAAAGGCGTAAACTTCACTGAATACAAAATCGATGGTGACGAAGCCGCTAGAGCCAAAATGGCAGAAAGAGCTAATGGTCGTCGAACAGTACCGCAGATTTTTATTAATAATCAACACGTTGGTGGTTGTGATGACATTTATCAGCTAGACACCAAAGGTCAACTCGATTCTCTGTTGACTCAAGCAATATAG
- the petA gene encoding cytochrome f: protein MRNSFTTARLTRSARAITRTLLIAIATVTFFFTSDIALPQSAAAYPFWAQQTYPETPREPTGRIVCANCHLAAKPTEVEVPQSVLPDTVFKAVVKIPYDTSVQQVGADGSKVGLNVGAVLMLPEGFKLAPEDRIPEELKEEVGDTYFQTYKEGSDNVVIVGPLPGEQYQEIVFPVLSPNPGTDKNIHFGKYSVHVGGNRGRGQVYPTGEKSNNTAYNASVTGTISKIAKEEDGDGNVKYLVNITTKSGDVVTDTIPLGPELIVSEGQAIKSGDALTSNPNVGGFGQKDTEIVLQDSSRVGWLIAFVSLVMLAQVMLVLKKKQVEKVQAAEMNF from the coding sequence ATGAGAAATTCCTTTACAACAGCGAGGTTAACTCGCAGTGCTAGAGCAATTACTAGAACATTGCTGATCGCGATCGCTACAGTAACATTCTTCTTTACTAGCGATATTGCTCTGCCTCAAAGTGCTGCTGCCTATCCTTTTTGGGCGCAGCAAACCTATCCAGAAACTCCCCGCGAACCGACAGGTAGAATCGTTTGTGCTAACTGTCACCTAGCCGCCAAGCCAACAGAAGTAGAAGTACCTCAATCAGTGCTGCCTGACACAGTATTTAAAGCTGTAGTCAAAATTCCCTACGATACCAGCGTGCAGCAAGTTGGTGCAGATGGTTCTAAAGTTGGCTTAAACGTCGGTGCAGTATTAATGCTACCCGAAGGCTTTAAACTAGCTCCTGAAGACCGCATTCCCGAAGAACTGAAGGAAGAAGTTGGCGACACCTACTTCCAAACCTACAAAGAAGGTTCAGACAATGTTGTAATTGTTGGCCCCTTACCTGGCGAACAATATCAAGAAATTGTCTTCCCAGTTCTTTCTCCTAACCCAGGAACTGACAAAAACATCCACTTCGGTAAGTATTCAGTTCACGTAGGCGGAAACCGAGGACGGGGACAAGTTTATCCTACTGGCGAAAAGAGTAACAACACAGCTTACAACGCTTCTGTTACTGGCACCATTAGCAAAATTGCTAAAGAAGAAGATGGTGACGGTAATGTTAAATATTTAGTGAACATCACAACCAAATCTGGTGATGTGGTAACAGATACAATTCCTCTTGGCCCAGAACTGATTGTTTCTGAAGGACAAGCCATAAAATCTGGTGATGCTTTGACAAGTAACCCCAACGTTGGTGGCTTCGGTCAAAAAGATACAGAAATTGTGTTACAAGATTCCAGCAGAGTTGGTTGGTTAATTGCCTTTGTCTCTCTGGTAATGTTGGCTCAAGTAATGTTAGTTCTCAAAAAGAAACAGGTTGAAAAAGTTCAAGCTGCTGAAATGAATTTCTAA
- the petC gene encoding cytochrome b6-f complex iron-sulfur subunit: MAQFSESMDVPDMGRRQFMNLLTFGTVTGVALGALYPVVNYFIPPAAGGAGGGTTAKDSLGNDVSVSQFLDSHNVGDRTLVQGLKGDPTYIVVESKEAITDYGINAVCTHLGCVVPWNAAENKFKCPCHGSQYDATGKVVRGPAPRSLALSHAKAENDKIVLTPWTETDFRTGEEPWWA, from the coding sequence ATGGCTCAATTTTCGGAATCAATGGACGTGCCTGATATGGGTCGTCGTCAATTCATGAACCTGCTCACTTTTGGGACTGTCACTGGAGTAGCTCTGGGTGCATTGTATCCCGTTGTTAACTACTTTATTCCTCCGGCCGCTGGTGGTGCTGGTGGTGGTACAACAGCCAAAGACAGCCTCGGCAACGATGTGAGCGTCAGTCAATTTCTCGACAGCCATAACGTAGGCGATCGCACCCTCGTTCAAGGATTGAAGGGCGACCCCACCTACATTGTGGTCGAAAGCAAAGAAGCTATTACCGATTACGGCATTAACGCTGTTTGCACCCACTTGGGTTGTGTTGTTCCTTGGAACGCTGCGGAAAACAAATTTAAATGTCCTTGCCACGGTTCGCAATACGATGCAACTGGTAAAGTAGTCCGAGGCCCCGCACCACGTTCTTTGGCTTTAAGCCATGCCAAAGCCGAAAACGACAAGATTGTTTTGACCCCCTGGACTGAAACCGACTTCCGCACCGGCGAAGAACCTTGGTGGGCTTAA